A stretch of the Archangium violaceum genome encodes the following:
- a CDS encoding ATP-binding protein translates to MTKSRKVDAADPLADLPGWARKLAQKYYTKTVSTFLLYGAVRDLQPTTQEDGSRGFGPLRTFLSEELFGGRDHVLFYDRSSGVRSASPETQKELQRTMAGYDALYGTDYAKSLPRDPARALQILENFLRMRVSEGKSLALIIDFAETLVPGGEMSHLSAEDRFVLATLEKWAHDPQFLAGDVSVVLLAENLADMSQRLTRNPYVAPIELPLPTEEERLEYVRYKLEGKKLAAVSDVPLAGLAKMTAGLSRINLDRVLTEALEHGVRITSDLLKEKKKELIQAECHGLLEFIEPVHTLDAVAGHAKAKEMLRNAANALKKGRIEVMPMGYLVSGPVGTGKTFLVSCFAGEIGIPVVKFLNFRSQWQGVTEANLEKIFNLLKALWPVAVMVDEADTFLGNRDSGGDSGTSSRVFGSIASFMGNTVYRGKIVWFLMTARPDLLPIDLKRQGRAEEHLALFYPETEEEREELFKVMQKKTGLKLEVPSISELIPTGTRQLSGADMEAVLVRTRFRALAQGREQATVEDLKAVFEDFVPPSYPLEIELQNLVAVQECTSRELLPESFRRLDRDHITRRVRELKLLLEQG, encoded by the coding sequence GTGACCAAGTCACGCAAGGTGGATGCAGCGGATCCGCTCGCGGATCTACCCGGGTGGGCTCGGAAGCTGGCCCAGAAGTACTACACGAAGACCGTCAGCACGTTCCTCCTCTACGGAGCGGTGAGGGACCTCCAGCCCACCACCCAGGAGGATGGCAGCCGGGGGTTCGGCCCCCTGCGCACCTTCCTCTCCGAGGAGCTCTTCGGCGGGCGCGACCACGTCCTCTTCTACGATCGCTCGTCCGGCGTGCGCTCCGCCTCTCCGGAGACGCAGAAGGAGCTGCAGCGGACGATGGCCGGCTATGACGCGCTCTACGGCACGGACTACGCCAAGAGCCTGCCGAGGGATCCGGCCCGGGCGCTGCAGATTCTGGAGAACTTCCTGCGGATGCGCGTGAGCGAGGGCAAGTCGCTGGCGCTCATCATCGACTTCGCGGAGACGCTGGTGCCGGGCGGGGAGATGAGCCACCTGTCCGCCGAGGACCGCTTCGTGCTGGCCACGCTGGAGAAGTGGGCGCACGACCCGCAGTTCCTCGCGGGCGACGTGTCCGTGGTGCTGCTGGCGGAGAACCTGGCGGACATGTCCCAGCGCCTGACGCGCAACCCCTACGTGGCGCCCATCGAGCTGCCGCTGCCCACGGAGGAGGAGCGGCTCGAGTACGTGCGCTACAAGCTGGAGGGCAAGAAGCTGGCGGCGGTGTCGGACGTGCCGCTGGCGGGCCTGGCGAAGATGACGGCGGGCCTGTCGCGCATCAACCTGGACCGCGTGCTCACCGAGGCCCTCGAGCATGGCGTGCGCATCACCTCCGACCTCCTCAAGGAGAAGAAGAAGGAGCTCATCCAGGCCGAGTGCCACGGGTTGCTCGAGTTCATCGAGCCGGTGCACACGCTGGACGCGGTGGCGGGCCACGCCAAGGCCAAGGAGATGCTGCGCAACGCGGCCAACGCGTTGAAGAAGGGGCGCATCGAGGTGATGCCCATGGGCTACCTCGTGAGCGGCCCGGTGGGCACGGGCAAGACGTTCCTCGTGTCCTGCTTCGCGGGAGAGATTGGCATTCCGGTGGTGAAGTTCCTCAACTTCCGCAGCCAGTGGCAGGGCGTCACCGAGGCCAACCTGGAGAAGATCTTCAACCTGCTCAAGGCGCTCTGGCCGGTGGCGGTGATGGTGGACGAGGCGGACACGTTCCTGGGCAACCGCGACTCGGGCGGGGACTCGGGGACGAGCAGCCGCGTGTTCGGCTCCATCGCCTCGTTCATGGGCAACACGGTGTACCGCGGGAAGATCGTCTGGTTCCTGATGACGGCGCGGCCGGACCTGCTGCCCATCGACCTCAAGCGCCAGGGCCGTGCCGAGGAACACCTCGCGCTCTTCTATCCGGAGACGGAAGAGGAGCGGGAGGAGCTCTTCAAGGTGATGCAGAAGAAGACGGGCCTGAAGCTGGAGGTGCCGTCCATCTCCGAGCTGATTCCGACGGGGACGCGCCAGCTGAGCGGCGCGGACATGGAGGCGGTGCTGGTGCGCACGCGCTTCCGTGCGCTGGCCCAGGGGCGCGAGCAGGCCACGGTGGAGGACCTCAAGGCTGTCTTCGAGGACTTCGTGCCGCCGAGCTACCCGCTGGAGATCGAGCTGCAGAACCTGGTGGCGGTGCAGGAGTGCACCAGCCGCGAGCTGTTGCCCGAGAGCTTCCGCCGGCTGGACCGCGACCACATCACCCGGCGCGTGCGCGAGCTGAAGCTGCTGCTCGAGCAGGGGTGA